AGTTATCACTTAGTGATCCTTTACCTGTGTCACCATGGGGTTATCACTTAGTGATCCTTTACCTGTGTCACCATGGAGTTATCACTTAGTGATCCTTTACCTGTGTCACCATGGAGTTATCACTTAGTGAATCCTTTACCTGTGTCACCATGGAGTTATCCCTTAGTGATCCTTTACCTGTGTCACCATGGGGTTATCACTTAGTGATCCTTTACCTGTGTCACCATGGAGTTATCACTTTATTGATCCTTTACTTTACCTGTGTCACCATGGGGTTATCACTTAGTGATCCTTTACCAGTGTCACCATGGAGTTATCACTTAGTGAacctttacctgtgtcaccATGGAGTTATCCCTTATTGATCCTTTACCTGTGTCACCATGGATTTATTACTTAGTGATCCTTTACCTGTGTCACCATGGAGTTATCCCTTAGTGATCCTTTACCTGTGTCACCATGGAGTTATCACTTAGTGATCCTTTACCTGTGTCACCATGGAGTTATCACTTAGTGATCCTTTACCTGTGTCACCATGGAGTTATCCCTTAGTGATCCTTTACCTGTGTCACCATGGAGTTATTACTTATTGATCCTTTACCTGTGTCACCATGGAGTTATCCCTTAGTGATCCTTTACCTGTGTCACCATGGAGTTATCCCTTATTGATCCTTTACCTGTGTCACCATGGAGTTATCCCTTAGTGATCCTTTACCTGTTTCACCATGGAGTTATCCCTTATTGATCCTTTACCTGTGTCACCATGGAGTTATCACTTAGTGATACTTTACCTGTGTCACCATGGATTTATTACTTAGTGATCCTTTACCTGTGTCACCATGGGGTTATCCCTTAGTGATCCTTTACCTGTGTCACCATGGAGTTATCACTTAGTGATCCTTTACCTGTGTCACCATGGAGTTATCACTTAGTGATCCTTTACCTGTGTCACCATTGGAGTTATCACTTAGTGATCCTTTACCTGTGTCACCATGGAGTTATCACTTAGTGATCCTTTACCTGTGTCACCATGGAGTTATCCCTTATTGATCCTTTACCTGTGTCACCATGGAGTTATCACttagtgatatttttaatatctgtGTCACCATGGGGTTACCACTTAGTGATCCTTTACCTGTGTCACCATGGAGTTATCCCTTAGTGATCCTTTACCTGTGTCACCATGGGATTATCACTTAGTGATCCTTTACCTGTGTCACCATGGGGTTATCACTTAGTGATTCTTTACCTGTGTCACCATGGGGTTATCACTAAGTGCTCCTTTACCTGTGTCACCATGGAGTTATCACTTAGTGATATTTTTAACATCTGTGTCAACACGGGATTATCACTTAGTGATCATTTACCTGCGTCACCATAGAGTTATCCCTTAGTGATCCTTTACCTGTGTCACCAAGGGGTTATCCCTTAGTGAACCTTTACCTGTGCCACCATGGGATTATCACTTAGTGATCCTTTACCTGTGTCACCATGGGGTTATCACTTAGTGATCCTTTACCTGTGTCACCATGGGGTTATCACTTGGTGATCCTTTACCTGTGTCACCAGGAGGTTATCCCTTAGTGATCCTTTACCTGTGTCACCATGGGATTATCACTTTGTGATCATTTACCTGTGTCACCATGGAGTTATCACTTAGTGATCCTTTACCTGTGTCACCATGGGGTTATCACTTGGTGATCCTTTACCTGTGTCACCAGGAGGTTATCCCTTAGTGATCCTTTACCTGTGTCACCATGGGATTATCACTTTGTGATCATTTACCTGTGTCACCATGGAGTTATCACTTAGTGATCCTTTACCCGTGTCACCATGGGGTTATCACTTAGTGATCCTTTACCTGTGTCACCATGGAGTTATCCCTTAGTGATCCTTTACCTGTGTCACCATGGGGTTATCCCTTAGTGATCCTTTACCTGTGTCACCATGGGATTATCATTTAGAGATTCTTTACCTGTGTCACAATGGGATTATCACTTAGTGATCCTTTACCTGTGTCACCAGTGGATTATCACTTTGTGATCCTTTACCTGTCACCATGAGATTATCCCTTAGTGATCATTTACCTGTAACCAGTAATCCTTTACTTGTGTCACTAGGGGATTATCCCTTAGTGATCATTTACCTGCAACCAGTAATCCTTTATTGGTCACCCGGGGATTAGCCCATAGTGATCATTTAAGGGATTATCCCTTAATGACCCTTAATCTGTAACCAGGGGGTTATCCTTTAGTCATCCTTTACCTGTAAGGATAGTCATCCTTTACCTGTAATCAGGGGATTATCCCAAAGTGATCACTTACCTGTAACCAATAATCCTTTACTTGTGTCACCAGGGGATTATCCGTTAGTGACCCTTTATCTGTATCCAGGGGATTATCCCTTAGTGATCCCTTAGCTATGTAACCTTGGGATTATCCCGATGATCCAGTCGTCGTCGTGAAGATTGATGATTGGTTTAGCTCTCATTAGGATTTGTAAAATGTTATTGATGGTCTTGCAGTTGTAACTAAAACGTCAGAGACATACCATTGTTGTTTTTCAGGCCCTTGTTATAGCTGGCATTGGTGACATTGCCCGTCCTCCAGAGAAACTCAGTCTATTTCAGTCTGGTGCCTTAGCTGCTACAGGTGAGTCCTTTTCAACTTTTTGAAATGGACCTTCATAAACTTTACTATGGTTATTCAAATAGCTATGAGTTGTACCAATGTACTTCAAGATTCTAAATGGTCATCAAACTACCTTATTTACAGAAGATTTAATATCAAAAGCTAATATATATCAAGGTTAATAGttatatgtcaatattttctgattgttttttaatatttactggggttttatattgatttgataCCCAATATTgactttcattttattattttcaatatacgcAGGTATCATATGGGCCCGATATTCCCTGGTTATCCTCCCTAAGAATTACAACCTGTTCTTTGTGAACATCTTTGTTGGTGCTACTGGCATCCTTCAGCTCAGCAGGATCTACCTGTATGTATCAAATACCATCACTCATTTATTCCCTGTagttcaattttcaattttatgatAATCTTAATACCACTATCAAATTTAACATTTCATCAAATTCGTGTCTGCCCCATCTCTTGCCATCACATTCCATATTGATGAGGATATACTTGTGGTAGAGTTAGATACTCTGCAGGGTCTGTCATTTTGCAGGGCTCTTCCTGACTTGTTAGTATTCTAGTTGATAAAGtgtatttaaattcaaatttggtaaataaattattaatatttcatacaaatgtttatatattttgttctcGAAGCTGGATGAATATCAACATGGTAACACTATGTATAATTAGCTAAGCAAACTTAATTAGTATGCCTTATCATGTTCACAGTAAAGATAGAAGACAAATCTTAGTAAGATAATTGTATAACTGGTAATAGTGTGTGTAATTTACATCGTTTCAGATATCAACAGTCTCTGAAGAAAAATGAAAGTTCTTAACAAAAAAGAAAGGCTTAAAGAATCTCTAGAAAAGAATATAACGGACAAACTATTCACCATTAATTGACAGTTATgtttagatgtttataaacattcatactaacacctttatattttagaaatattaagTGGTTGTATGTTCTTAAAGGGAGACAGGAAAAGATGGAAATATCACCTTTTTATGAATTCAATATAGATCCTTCCTATATGATAAACTTAACATGAATAATTAAAGGCTTCTCAACATCTTTTCACAAAAGTCAAATGCAATTTGAATAAGACATCAGACTTAAATTAAGAATAGGTGAATTTTTACAAGGTGACctttatttgtatttctttaAACCTGTTACTCGGTGTGGCCTTTTTTCAGTAAATTATGTACACCACCCAACACCTCCATAGAATTTATCAAGTAAATTACATGAATAGAATAGGTTTAAAGCCAAATCAAGGATAGAGGCACAGGGACTTGACATGTATTCCCAACCAAcagtcaatatttacatttacatacatgcatatgtattATAGACTATACTACACATATACTACGACTGCTAGTTGGGAATTGTACCAAGTTCCTGTCGGTAGAGGTGGTACATTTGGAAGCTTTGAGGTAGGGTAGATATTTTAAATGGAATAGAACCAAGATGCTGTCACTGAATAAATAACCagattaatttcaaattttgtaaggAATACTAGTATATGGTAATAGAACAagctatatacatatgtattttaattaggTTGGTAATTAAATGATCTACCAATCCTGAAGGTTTCCAGAGTGTATTTGAAGgtgtataattttgaatgtaTAATGTTAAGTATCTTTTGTGAATTTCAAGAGGTACCTATAGAATCTCTGTGGCGATGAATGCTCATATAACGTCTCTACATCATTACAATCATATGTTGTTAGAGAATTTGTTTTTAGCTACATTTGTCCAATATGAAGCTGTTAGgtttaatgtaaatgtacatatttttggTCACTTGGTTACAGATTTCTGCTGTGTCAAGATTTGGTGTTTTAACTATGCAGTTGCCTTATCTTGTCAGTAGGGCATTGATTGTTATGTTATTGGTTTGAAATTGTAGAAGGTGAATTTTtgaaaaatcaacatgtttGTATGTATGAACATGTATAATCAATACATACTTTTAGGTAACTGACTTACAAAAAAGTGCTGTATATTACTGAGTAATCTACCCTTACAggaatgacatcacaattaaaCCAAACCTGccaaggtagataactctgtaatatacaaggACAATGTTACTAACGGTAGTACACTACTAATGTATAATATCGTCAATTTATAATGGTGATAATGGCCACCATCTATGTCAATCTGGTAAGGAAATGACCAAAGataagtatgtttacagcaATATCAAATGGTTAAATATCATTCATGTGTTGTTatatagttgttttttttttttttttttttttttttggaaaataacTCATTATGAATAATGTCTCTTAAGGGATGTCTTGCCTGTTGAAAGTACTAATAAAGGGTTTTGTTTTGGTGAATGTATTTCAGATTCATATTTTgctaaaaataaagttttatgatAGGGGATTCCTTGGTGTCATGTCTCATTCTCCATACATTTGCTCTGAAGTGGAGTATCAAAAGAGATTTTCAACATTTTGGTAGGACTAAAACAGGTGCATTGTATTTGTGTTCTGTCAAATTTTCAACATCATGAACATTTTGACAAGGAAATGaagtaatttgaatgttttgctTTCCTTCTAATACTTTAGTAACATTTTATGTCGTgatgattttaaaaatgaataacTTGTTCCTATGATTTGGTAAAATCTCAATGTATACTCATTTTGAACATGGAATATAGAATATTTTCCTTTTCTagattttagttttatttcttCTATTTTCTTATTGTACAGGAAAAATGTACAGAACAAAAGTTCagtgccatatatatatatatattgcaataCATGTTGCATTGTAATTTACAAATACTGAACCTGTACAATTATGTTAAATACTCATTTTATTCCAGAAAATTCAGAACTCTAATCTCACTTTACAATTTTAAAGTCGGTCTGTATATTAAGTCTTTTTTCCctcaaataaaaaaagttaaCACTTGCAAGAAGCTTTATCAATGTTGTGAAGTCATTTTAAGGGATAATAGACATTTTCAAAAACTTCCTATTATAATTTACTTTTAAGTGAATCAGTATGAATGTGAAAATTTTCATTGTGAATGTGGCAATCCTACATTTGGGttcatttagaaaataaattgtGTGGAAACCATAATGCCAGTGTTTGTTGTTCGATTGAAATCTACAAAGATAAAATATCTGAAATGTTTTGTAACTAAATTGTTGTCATTACCAGATCACGTAAAATTGAGAACATTCACGAAGTAGTGTCATTATTATCTTCATTTCCTCCAAAATTTAAGATTACGTAAagaatgacatttaacatgaaaacaaacaagcaagaggcccatgggccttaacggtcacctgatatttgatacaaattagttatataATTTTCTATATACATCTCATAGGTCTacatgcaaagtttcattagGCTCagatcatatttactcaagttattatgttcacaagattcaataattataattgcaaagttcaataactctgtaagttacAATTGAATCACGCTGAATTTCTTAACCATacaagatctttccaatgttagtttataggcaaagtttcattaagctcggatcatatttactcaagttatgttcacaagattcaataattataattgcaaagggcaataactcggTAAGTTACAATTGAATTAAGCTGATTGTCATATTCGTacaagatctttccaatgttagtctacatacaaagattcattaagcttggtgcatatttaccccaagttatcatgtttacaagattcaataattataattgcaaagggcaataactctgtaagttacAATCTGATCTGGTCGATTTTCAAACTTGTCCAAGATCATTCTAATTTTAGTCTACAtccaaagtttcattaagcttggtgcatatttactcaagttattgtgttcacaaggtccaataatatttttagtgtagagggcaataactccataagtTATCGTAAAAACAAGCTATATTCAAACTTGACCAAGATCTTTTCAATTTTCacctacatacaaagtttcataaaGCTTAGTCCTCATTTACTAaagttattgtgttcacaaggtccaatagtaattattagtgcaaagggcaataactctgtaaattagCGTTGAATCATACTGAATTTCAAACTCATCCAAGatcagggggtcagagccaaaatttatacaaactatgttgttccccttctcccaaggatgtttctgactatgttgttccccttctcccaaggatgtttctgacaatgttgttccccttctcccaaggatgtttctggccaaatatgGTAACATTCAATGTAGCAACtctgacaagtagtgatttaaaggctTTACCTCtcttccccctattgggccccgcccctgggggggtcagagccaaaatttatacaaactatatttcccttcccccaaggatgtttctggccaaatttggttacattccatgcttaactctatgacaagtagcaatttaaaggatttacctttatttcctctattgggccccgcccctgaTCCCctcgggaggtcagagccaaaatttatacaaactctgttccccttcccccaagaatttttttggccaaatttggttaccttcaatgcagaactctgtgactagtagcgatttaaaggaatgTTGACAGCTGGACGCCGGGcaatgacataagctcactggccctttgggccaggtgggCTAACAAGAGATACCAGAgcgatcttggcgcccaccaaagaatgatctacgaggggtgttccaaaattattgttactttgGTGATTTCTCTTTGATAGAAGTAATTCTGATGATTTTACTTTGCCTTGTCCCTCGAAGTACTCCCCCCCCCCTCTGCATTTATATCGTTTCAACCTTGTCCCTCGAAgtactccccccccccccctctgcATTTATGCATCGTTTCAACCGAGCGATCCACTTTTGGAAGCAGTTTTTGTACTCTTGAATTGGTATACTCATAAGATGGCAGGTAAATGGCAGAGCCAAGGGCATTTCttggtttatattttgttccagacaggtgaaattttagtttggggaacaagaaaaagtcacaggGGGCCAAGTCTGGTGAATATGCAAGGTGGGGGAGGACAGTGACCTTTTCTGCCTTCAAAAACTCCGTTTCAATGCGCGCCTTGTGTGCTGGCGCATTATCATGTAAGAGCCTGAGGtacttcaaacctgtctgtgACAGCGGCGTTTGTAGACTTTCTTAACTTTTCGAAGTACAATGTCTCTATAATACTTCGCTGTGACAGTTTTGCCTTTTGGAACAGGGATTTGAATGATTGGACCCTTGTCATCAAAGAATATGACTTACAAAACCTTCCTCACAGTGCGAATTCTTTTAGCAATGCTAGGGTGCCTGGCGTTTTTCTTGCCCAGATTCGATTAGAGCATTTTCTTTTGGGTTCGAAAAAAATACACCCGTGTTTCATCACCTGtgaccaaattatcaaaagcctttttgctgtattttgggtATTTCTTCAGAAAGGATTTGGCCTTGTCAACCCGGGACCTCTTTTGGTTGTCAGTAAGTAAATGGGGTATCCACCTGGCATTGGTCTTGCCCAGCttaagatgtttctttaaaatgcaatgaatacGTGCTAAAGACAAGCTTGCCATTTTAGCTAACTGCCAGACAGTGTACCTTGCATCTTTTTCAAGGATTTGCCGAATTAGTTCAATGTTATGCTTTGTTGCAGGGCGACCTGCGTgggcagcatctttaagctgctggtgtcccgacttaaatcgagcaacccacctacaaatagtcatatatgacatttgacccttcccatatatatcacacacctcACAATGAATATCCACCGGCTTTAAGCcaagaagagcttttgataTAGTCCCTAATTTCAATTACGTTTTCAACTCTCTTGCCAACCATATTTGTATAGAGTGTAACGAGTgcgctacaaaacaatgtacacagcaccaaggtcagtgtaattgtaagcgagatatttacctatatcacGCTTCATATTTCACGCTATCGCCACGAGGTAGTTTTAAGCCCATTTAGCACGATTTCCACGAGATATTGCGCAAGTTACATTAATTTCGGAACATCCCTcgtatgtctgacaatggaaagatggatcttttctctgcttttcaaacttttactacaaactacatataaaatttgagaaagatcctttcattACTTACAGTACTGAGGTATATCGCAGtaataaacttcaattatcaaaatccaagatggctacctgtcggctaTCTTTTTCACCGAtcggtctgaaaatgcaatatgcacaactagggacctaagggaacctgcacatgaaatttgagacagatcctttcagtactttctgagaaatagcggtaacaaaacttcaattgtcaaaatccaagatggcgtctgTCGGTCATTTTGTACacagatcggtcccaaaatgtaatatgcacagcAAGGaacatatacaatttgagacagatcccttcagtactttttgagaaataagtATATATCGGTCATCTTAATTACCATttagtccaaaaatgcaatatacacaataagacccctaggggaacctgaacatgaaatttgagacatatcccttcattactttatgaaatatagcggtaacaaacttcaattgtcaaaatccaagatggcgtcctgtcggccatcttgttcaccgattggtcccaaaatgcattatgcacaactagggacctaggggaacctgctcatgaaatttgagacagatcccttcagtactttctgagaaatagcggtaacaaacttcaactatcaaaatctaagatggcagcctgtcagacatcttgttcactgatcggtccaaaaatgcaatatgcaaaacaagacccctaggggaatctacacatgatatttgagacagatcccttcggtactttctgagaaatagcggtaacaaacttcaattgtcaaaatccaagatggctgcctggtggccatcttgttgaccgatcagtccaaaaatgcaatatgcacaactagggctctagggcaacctacatgtgaaatttgagaaagatcccttcagtacttacCGAAAAATggcggtaacaaattttaacaatcaaaatccaagatggctgatcctttcagtacttaccgaaaaatagcggtaacaatctttaacaatcaaaatccaagatggctgcctggcggccatcttgttgactgatctgtaccaaaatgaaatatgcacaactagggccctaggggaacctgcacatgaaatatgagacagattccttcaaatatttctgggaaatagcggtaacaaacttcaattgtcaaaattcaagatggctgcctggcggccatcttgttgaccgatcggtcccaaaatgcaatttgcacaactagggccctagggaaacctgcatatcgaatttgaaaaatatccCTTTTGCACTCTCTGAgaaacggacggacggacgatggaccACAGACGAAAGGTGGTTTgaatcagatggtgggctaaaaatgccacataaacatttgaattgtgatctaaattgtaattaataaatTCATACAAATTAAAGAATGTGCATAGACTACATAACTGGTTTTGGTACGAGGACTGTTGTCAGTTTAGAAAGGTCTTCCAACATAAAACAGATTTtattctctcttttttttttaatctattttatttttccatttttttttttttttttttttttttgtgtaactccccccccccccaaagaCAACGTTCATATAATAGTGTGATATTACATCATTGTCATCTTCATTCATTATCAtaatcatcctcatcatcatcaccattaatCAACATCATTATGTTCATCCTCATCCTCATCCTTGTCATAATCATCAAACATATAATAAGCAGTCTCACTACCATCATCTTCATCTACATAAACAACagtaacatcatcatcatcttcatcaccATCAGCCACATTATTGTCATGTCtcattttttcatttgatatacaCAACTCTATACTCGCACATACACACACCCATCCAACATTTAATGATACATTTacaagagagagagagagagagagagagagaggggggaggggggggggagggggggggagagagagagagagagagagagagagagagagagagtattGAGTATAAATATCGATATGGATATTATGGATTTTATAGCTGGAGGTTGCAGTTATGttgtttacataacaataatatgaagAAAATGGCGCAActtcatattattgttatgtaaacgtg
The nucleotide sequence above comes from Argopecten irradians isolate NY chromosome 1, Ai_NY, whole genome shotgun sequence. Encoded proteins:
- the LOC138332935 gene encoding mitochondrial pyruvate carrier 2-like; the protein is MLPIMKGLTALYRTAVSLGDRVVPARFADTWNHPAGPKTIFFWAPSFKWALVIAGIGDIARPPEKLSLFQSGALAATGIIWARYSLVILPKNYNLFFVNIFVGATGILQLSRIYLYQQSLKKNESS